In Mixophyes fleayi isolate aMixFle1 chromosome 11, aMixFle1.hap1, whole genome shotgun sequence, one DNA window encodes the following:
- the U2AF1L4 gene encoding splicing factor U2AF 26 kDa subunit isoform X1: MAEYLASIFGTEKDKVNCSFYFKIGACRHGDRCSRLHNKPTFSQTIVLLNLYRNPQNTAQSADGSHFTSLSSERAPSSISGRVSDIQVQEHYDDFFEEVFTEVEQKYGEIEEMNICDNLGDHLVGNVYVKFRREEDAERALVELNNRWFNGQAIHAELSPVTDFRESCCRQYEMGECNRGGFCNFMHLKPISSALRQQLYGRGRSRQGAPPHHAPKRFSERHQPNDRERRRRSRSPRLRHGRF; encoded by the exons ATGGCGGAATACCTAGCCTCGATCTTCGGTACCGAGAAAGACAA GGTGAACTGCTCCTTTTATTTCAAGATTGGAGCTTGTCGGCACGGAGATCGCTGCTCTCGGCTTCACAATAAGCCCACGTTCAGCCAG ACAATTGTGCTGCTGAACCTTTATCGAAATCCTCAAAACACAGCGCAGAGTGCGGACGGTTCTCATT TCACATCCCTGAGTAGTGAGAGAGCCCCATCTTCTATTTCAGGTCGTGTGAGTGACATCCAGGTTCAGGAACATTATGATGATTTCTTCGAG GAGGTGTTCACTGAGGTGGAACAGAAGTACGGGGAAATCGAGGAGATGAATATTTGTGATAACCTTGGAGATCACCTTGTGGGCAACGTCTATGTCAAG TTTCGCCGGGAAGAAGACGCAGAACGCGCTCTCGTGGAACTTAACAATCGCTGGTTCAATGGGCAAGCCATCCACGCGGAGCTGTCTCCGGTGACGGATTTCAGGGAGTCTTGCTGCCGACAGTACGAGATGGG GGAGTGTAACCGCGGAGGATTCTGTAACTTCATGCACCTGAAGCCCATCTCCAGCGCCCTGCGCCAGCAGTTGTACGGACGAGGACGCAGTCGACA GGGCGCCCCACCGCACCATGCTCCGAAACGTTTCTCTGAACGACACCAACCCAACGACAGAGAGAGACGCCGCCGCTCACGGTCCCCCAGACTCCGACACGGACGCTTTTAA
- the U2AF1L4 gene encoding splicing factor U2AF 26 kDa subunit isoform X2 — protein MAEYLASIFGTEKDKVNCSFYFKIGACRHGDRCSRLHNKPTFSQTIVLLNLYRNPQNTAQSADGSHCRVSDIQVQEHYDDFFEEVFTEVEQKYGEIEEMNICDNLGDHLVGNVYVKFRREEDAERALVELNNRWFNGQAIHAELSPVTDFRESCCRQYEMGECNRGGFCNFMHLKPISSALRQQLYGRGRSRQGAPPHHAPKRFSERHQPNDRERRRRSRSPRLRHGRF, from the exons ATGGCGGAATACCTAGCCTCGATCTTCGGTACCGAGAAAGACAA GGTGAACTGCTCCTTTTATTTCAAGATTGGAGCTTGTCGGCACGGAGATCGCTGCTCTCGGCTTCACAATAAGCCCACGTTCAGCCAG ACAATTGTGCTGCTGAACCTTTATCGAAATCCTCAAAACACAGCGCAGAGTGCGGACGGTTCTCATT GTCGTGTGAGTGACATCCAGGTTCAGGAACATTATGATGATTTCTTCGAG GAGGTGTTCACTGAGGTGGAACAGAAGTACGGGGAAATCGAGGAGATGAATATTTGTGATAACCTTGGAGATCACCTTGTGGGCAACGTCTATGTCAAG TTTCGCCGGGAAGAAGACGCAGAACGCGCTCTCGTGGAACTTAACAATCGCTGGTTCAATGGGCAAGCCATCCACGCGGAGCTGTCTCCGGTGACGGATTTCAGGGAGTCTTGCTGCCGACAGTACGAGATGGG GGAGTGTAACCGCGGAGGATTCTGTAACTTCATGCACCTGAAGCCCATCTCCAGCGCCCTGCGCCAGCAGTTGTACGGACGAGGACGCAGTCGACA GGGCGCCCCACCGCACCATGCTCCGAAACGTTTCTCTGAACGACACCAACCCAACGACAGAGAGAGACGCCGCCGCTCACGGTCCCCCAGACTCCGACACGGACGCTTTTAA
- the LOC142107048 gene encoding G protein-activated inward rectifier potassium channel 4-like — protein MTRTEYQRGVHTPPLVKSAISISMPRVDPQAAGQHTDKGGGHEPNGRCSDNAQSIKPRQVLAYLPRPPTDTSRYRSFPQKPECVVVPTYAAEPKPKPIAHPMPPPTHPLLPLPDIMPRSVYKRHMSTTDIGYAYSIRPRQSVCISSDLPKYRRSSLRDGGFGNGRGYPRHAVSVPDITHGPRYINLPPRGFSAPATGPERLPKQRCKFMEAELHQGKASTQRERQRYVAKDGKCQVNLGRIEEKGRFLSDIFTTIVDLKYRWFLFVFMMCYIVTWLIFATIYYLDAFWRHDLLNHDNDEWLPCFQNVDSFTSALLFSVETQRTIGYGSRMVTANCQEGVYLIMAQSIVGSMIDALMVGCMFVKISRPKKRAQTLIFSQNCVVCPRDERLCLMFRIGDLRDSHMVDAKIRAKLIKSRQTYEGEFLPLEQSEINLGYETGEDRLFLVEPQVICHVIDDNSPFWEMGSQQLLREQFEIIVILEGIVEATGMTCQAKTSYLENEIIWGHRFEPCMTLEKGAFRVDYKRFHKTFEVQLPRCSAKEMEEVRELEGSEFSFYWENGDFSSMRRHTMTDKEEEEEAEEEEEEVRTHGEGFSDRTGRLIGNIAEERSSDFNGSDYNL, from the exons ATGACACGGACAGAATACCAGCGCGGTGTTCACACCCCTCCATTGGTCAAGTCGGCTATCAGCATCAGCATGCCTAGAGTGGACCCACAAGCCGCGGGCCAGCATACGGACAAAGGGGGTGGTCATGAACCGAATGGGCGGTGTTCTGACAACGCCCAGTCTATCAAGCCCCGACAAGTCCTGGCTTACCTTCCTCGGCCCCCCACGGATACCAGTCGATACCGCAGCTTTCCTCAGAAG CCAGAATGTGTGGTGGTTCCTACATATGCCGCAGAACCAAAGCCAAAGCCTATCGCTCATCCCATGCCACCGCCCACTCACCCTCTCCTTCCACTTCCCGATATAATGCCCCGTAGTGTATACAAGCGCCATATGAGCACCACCGATATTGGCTACGCCTATTCAATCCGCCCACGCCAAAGTGTCTGCATCTCATCGGACCTCCCCAAGTACCGTCGCTCTTCTCTAAGAGACGGTGGTTTCGGGAATGGTCGCGGGTACCCTCGGCACGCTGTAAGCGTGCCCGACATTACTCACGGACCTCGATACATCAATTTGCCTCCGCGAGGATTCTCTGCCCCGGCAACTGGACCAGAGAGGCTCCCCAAGCAACGCTGCAAGTTTATGGAAGCAGAGCTCCACCAAGGCAAGGCGTCGACCCAACGAGAGCGCCAAAGGTATGTCGCAAAGGATGGCAAGTGTCAGGTTAACTTGGGCCGCATCGAAGAAAAGGGGCGATTCCTGTCCGATATCTTCACTACAATAGTTGATCTGAAGTATCGCTGGTTCCTGTTTGTGTTCATGATGTGCTATATCGTCACATGGCTGATTTTTGCTACCATCTACTACTTAGATGCCTTCTGGCGCCATGACCTGCTCAACCATGATAACGACGAGTGGTTGCCCTGTTTTCAGAACGTGGACAGCTTTACATCAGCACTTCTCTTCTCCGTGGAGACTCAACGTACCATTGGCTACGGTTCCCGCATGGTGACCGCCAATTGCCAAGAAGGAGTTTATCTAATTATGGCCCAGTCCATCGTAGGCTCCATGATTGATGCCCTTATGGTGGGGTGTATGTTTGTGAAGATTTCTCGACCCAAGAAGAGAGCCCAGACGCTGATCTTCAGCCAGAACTGTGTGGTGTGCCCGCGCGATGAGAGACTCTGTCTAATGTTCCGGATCGGAGACCTCAGAGACAGCCACATGGTGGATGCTAAAATCAGGGCCAAACTTATCAAGTCGCGACAGACGTACGAGGGTGAATTTCTTCCTCTCGAACAGTCGGAGATCAACCTTGGCTACGAGACCGGAGAGGACCGTTTGTTCCTCGTGGAGCCGCAAGTAATCTGTCACGTGATTGACGACAACAGTCCTTTTTGGGAGATGGGGTCCCAGCAACTACTGCGAGAGCAATTTGAGATCATCGTCATACTGGAAGGAATTGTGGAGGCCACAG GAATGACCTGCCAAGCCAAAACCTCCTATTTGGAGAACGAGATAATTTGGGGCCATCGCTTTGAACCCTGCATGACCCTGGAGAAAGGAGCCTTCCGTGTCGACTACAAACGCTTCCACAAGACCTTCGAGGTTCAGCTTCCGCGCTGCAGCGCCAAGGAGATGGAGGAGGTGCGGGAGCTGGAGGGCTCAGAGTTCAGCTTCTACTGGGAGAACGGTGACTTCAGCTCTATGCGCAGACACACGATGACAgacaaagaggaggaggaggaagcggaggaggaggaggaggaagtgagGACCCACGGAGAAGGGTTTTCAGACCGCACCGGGAGACTGATCGGAAACATCGCCGAAGAGCGGAGCTCGGATTTCAATGGAAGCGACTATAACCTTTAA
- the PSENEN gene encoding gamma-secretase subunit PEN-2 encodes MNLERVPNEEKLQLCRKYYLGGFALLPFLWLVNVLWFFKEAFFKPTYTEQPQIQSYVKRSAFGLFVWVVILTTWISIYQTHRASWGATGDYLSFTIPLGIP; translated from the exons ATGAATCTGGAACGTGTTCCCAATGAGGAGAAACTGCAACTGTGCAGGAAGTATTACCTTG GAGGATTCGCGTTGCTGCCCTTCCTGTGGTTGGTGAATGTTCTGTGGTTCTTCAAGGAAGCGTTCTTCAAACCTACATACACGGAGCAGCCCCAGATACAAAGCT atgTGAAGCGATCGGCATTCGGCCTGTTTGTCTGGGTGGTTATTCTGACAACGTGGATCAGCATCTACCAGACGCATCGTGCAAGCTGGGGGGCGACGGGGGATTACCTGTCCTTTACTATACCGCTGGGCATCCCCTGA
- the HSPB6 gene encoding heat shock protein beta-6, translated as MDITIHHPWMRRPVMAPSLFPSRILGQRFGEGILESDLFPAMPMGLNPYYYRSPSIPQPEAGLSEVKLDKDQFSVLLDVKHFSPEELTVKVIGDYVEVHAKHEERQDEHGFISREFHRRYKVPSTVNPSAINSALSADGLLSIQAPVTDSTKTEERCIPITKKEK; from the exons ATGGACATTACAATTCATCACCCCTGGATGCGTCGGCCCGTCATGGCCCCCTCGCTCTTCCCCAGCCGCATCCTTGGACAGAGGTTTGGAGAAGGGATCCTGGAGTCGGATCTATTCCCTGCTATGCCCATGGGCCTCAATCCCTATTACTACCGATCCCCCAGCATCCCACAGCCAGAAGCCGGATTGTCTGAG GTAAAGCTGGACAAGGATCAGTTCTCCGTCCTCTTGGATGTCAAACACTTCTCGCCTGAAGAGCTGACAGTCAAAGTCATCGGAGACTATGTGGAGGTTCACGCCAAGCACGAAGAACGGCAG GATGAACATGGCTTCATCTCCCGGGAGTTCCACCGTCGCTACAAGGTCCCCTCAACGGTCAACCCGTCGGCAATAAATTCTGCTCTGTCTGCCGATGGTCTGCTGTCCATCCAGGCTCCGGTCACCGACAGTACCAAGACCGAAGAACGATGCATTCCCATCACAAAGAAAGAGAAGTGA